In the genome of Hymenobacter taeanensis, one region contains:
- a CDS encoding XRE family transcriptional regulator, with protein sequence MINTNLKFWRRELALTQAQMAEKLGIKRSLVGAYEEGRAEPKLATLVNMARLFNISLDALVTTDFSKKKNAKAALQLQAQTAATTETTANRPGGNLRILALTVDKEQNENIELVPQKAAAGYLNGYADPEYLEELPKFRLPMLGTGGTYRAFEIAGDSMLPIASGTVIVGRYVDDWMNLKDGTPCIVVSSKEGIVFKRVFNRLKDNAMLALHSDNPLYSPYQIDVEDVVEIWEAKAYISSTFPIADLSLNRLASIVLDLQQQVSTMKKV encoded by the coding sequence ATGATCAATACTAATCTAAAATTCTGGCGGCGCGAACTGGCCCTGACGCAGGCCCAGATGGCCGAAAAGCTAGGTATCAAACGCTCCTTGGTGGGCGCGTATGAAGAAGGCCGCGCTGAACCTAAGCTAGCCACGTTGGTAAATATGGCTCGCCTGTTCAATATTTCTCTGGACGCGCTGGTTACCACTGACTTTAGCAAAAAGAAGAACGCAAAAGCTGCGCTTCAGCTTCAGGCCCAAACCGCTGCCACTACCGAGACCACCGCAAACCGCCCCGGCGGCAACCTGCGTATTCTGGCTCTGACCGTAGATAAAGAGCAGAACGAAAATATTGAGTTGGTACCCCAGAAAGCGGCCGCCGGTTACCTTAACGGTTACGCCGACCCCGAGTACCTGGAAGAGCTACCGAAGTTCCGCCTGCCCATGCTGGGCACGGGCGGTACGTACCGTGCCTTCGAAATTGCCGGTGACTCTATGCTGCCCATTGCCAGTGGTACCGTAATCGTGGGCCGCTACGTGGACGACTGGATGAACCTCAAAGACGGTACCCCCTGCATTGTAGTGAGCAGCAAGGAAGGTATCGTATTCAAGCGCGTATTCAACCGCCTGAAGGATAATGCCATGCTGGCCCTGCACTCTGATAACCCCCTGTACTCTCCTTATCAGATTGATGTGGAAGATGTGGTGGAGATCTGGGAGGCTAAAGCTTATATCAGCAGCACCTTCCCCATCGCCGACCTTTCGCTCAACCGCTTAGCCAGCATAGTGCTGGACCTGCAACAGCAGGTAAGCACTATGAAGAAAGTATAA